The Gopherus evgoodei ecotype Sinaloan lineage chromosome 8, rGopEvg1_v1.p, whole genome shotgun sequence genome includes a region encoding these proteins:
- the RPF1 gene encoding ribosome production factor 1 — translation MSSPGSMASGAAGSAEGPGDATRAPEQALFPPAFSVSEIKNKQRRHFMFLRWKQQQRKEKLANKKKRRKEREALGDEAPPKPVPKTIENQRVYDETTVDPNDEEVAFDESTDEFAPYFNRQTVPKILITTSDRPRGRTVRFCEQLSTIIPNSHVYYRRGLALKRIIPQCISRDFTDLIVINEDRKIPNGLVLSHLPDGPTAHFRMSSVRLRKEIKRKGKEPTKHQPEVILNNFTTRLGHSIGRMFACLFPHDPQFIGRQVATFHNQRDYIFFRFHRYIFRSEKKVGIQELGPRFTLKLRSLQKGTFDSKFGEYEWIHKHREMDTSRRKFHL, via the exons ATGTCTAGCCCGGGCAGCATGGCTAGCGGAGCGGCGGGCTCGGCCGAGGGGCCCGGGGACGCGACGCGGGCCCCAGAGCAGGCCCTGTTCCCGCCGGCATTCAGCGTGTCCGAGATCAAGAACAAGCAGCGGCGCCATTTCATGTTCCTgcgctggaagcagcagcagaggaag GAGAAATTGGCAAATAAGAAAAAacggagaaaggagagagaagccCTTGGAGATGAG GCACCACCAAAGCCTGTACCGAAGACAATTGAAAATCAGAGAGTTTATGATGAAACAACTGTAGATCCTAATGATGAAGAG GTTGCTTTTGACGAATCTACTGATGAGTTTGCACCATACTTCAATAGACAGACCGTTCCCAAGATTCTTATCACAACATCAGATAGACCTCGTGGG AGAACAGTGAGATTCTGTGAACAGCTATCTACTATCATACCTAACTCACATGTTTACTATCGAAGAGGACTGGCTCTGAAAAGaattatcccacagtgcatctcACGAGACTTCACAGATCTGATCGTTATTAATGAAGATCGCAAAATACCAA ATGGACTTGTTTTAAGTCATTTGCCTGATGGTCCAACTGCTCATTTTAGAATGAGCAGTGTTCGTCTGCGTAAAGAAATAAAG CGAAAAGGAAAGGAGCCCACAAAACATCAACCTGAAGTAATCCTGAATAACTTTACAACACGACTGGGCCATTCCATTGGTCGCATGTTTGCCTGTCTCTTCCCGCATGATCCTCAATTCATTGGAAGACAAGTAGCTACATTTCACAATCAGCGAGACTATATCTTTTTTAGATTTCACAG GTACATCTTCAGGAGTGAAAAGAAAGTGGGAATTCAAGAGCTTGGGCCACGATTTACCTTAAAGCTGAGGTCTCTTCAAAAAGGAACCTTTGATTCCAAATTTGGAGAGTATGAATGGATTCACAAG CACCGTGAAATGGACACAAGTAGAAGAAAATTCCACTTATAA